The proteins below come from a single Cryptococcus gattii WM276 chromosome D, complete sequence genomic window:
- a CDS encoding uncharacterized protein (Similar to TIGR gene model, INSD accession AAW46681.1): protein MDLSNLNSSLDPDVADAERDIGDKFRAAAASITSLYRSSLAVTKQGYNAGYSTALKDMLSMVQSSIGEGQDSAQTLSRLMDWADARQAAISVFAADEAEDAPPPRPRSNPISRQSHLAPNRPSSAPAFDRSVSNSNANSISVFTRNTLESSGRQGESSTPNRPVDTTTYQPTPSMLSSPLDSPSVHASSSTTSSTAGSLSQPALLVPTTKPSRGLPIRYVNPNTSHSSQSANHSSCTFNPSLSSLPTVSSPAPLAFSSSGPAQNYPVGSKRPIVENMDVEIPSDGSSAFGPSFNSNPNIGLVRAQSQRSSKRRSMGLRDGGKEGKDEEEKGGGGGGKKGGRRHGHGHGGTSTGV, encoded by the exons ATGGACCTTTCGAACCTCAACTCAAGCCTGGACCCAGATGTTGCGGATGCAGAGAGGGATATTGGGGACAAATTTAGAG CGGCTGCTGCATCTATCACGAGCTTGTATAGGAGTTCTTTAGCTGTTACAAAG CAAGGATACAATGCAGGATATTCAACCGCTCT GAAGGATATGCTTTCCATGGTGCAATCTTCTATAGGCGAAGGTCAGGACTCGGCACAGACTTTAAGTCGGTTGATGGACTGGGCAGATGCACGACAG GCTGCCATATCAGTATTCGCTGCCGACGAAGCCGAAGACGCACCacctcctcgtcctcggTCGAATCCTATTAGTCGACAGTCCCATCTTGCTCCTAACCGGCCATCATCTGCCCCTGCCTTCGACCGTTCCGTCAGTAACTCCAACGCGAACAGTATAAGTGTCTTCACAAGAAATACTCTCGAAAGCTCAGGCCGTCAAGGTGAAAGTTCGACTCCCAATCGGCCTGTAGACACCACAACGTACCAGCCTACGCCAAGCATGCTTTCTTCACCCCTTGATTCTCCTTCGGTCCATGCGAGTTCTTCCACCACGTCATCTACTGCTGGATCTTTGAGCCAACCAGCTTTGCTTGTTCCCACCACTAAACCTTCCCGAGGTCTACCTATTCGCTACGTAAACCCCAACACTTCACATTCTTCTCAGTCTGCCAACCACTCATCTTGTACATTCAAtccctctctttcttcacttCCTACAGTTTCCAGTCCCGCTCCTCTAGCTTTCTCCTCATCCGGTCCGGCACAGAATTACCCCGTAGGCAGTAAACGCCCCATCGTCGAAAACATGGACGTTGAAATTCCTTCCGATGGTAGTAGCGCATTCGGCCCGTCTTTCAACTCTAATCCGAATATAGGATTGGTCAGGGCGCAGTCACAGAGATCCTCGAAGAGACGGAGTATGGGTCTGAGAGACGGCGGGAAAGAAGGcaaggatgaagaggagaaaggtggtggtggaggtggtAAAAAAGGCGGGAGAAGACATGGACACGGCCACGGGGGCACTAGCACGGGTGTTTGA
- a CDS encoding mitotic chromosome condensation-related protein, putative (Similar to TIGR gene model, INSD accession AAW46680.1) — protein sequence MAAHHSKRPRVSTNAQDIHRPPRINDDVAEKAKRRKSAHFNAVPDISNTNDENENPNNQAGKRVISGLAIQQQGLIQKRGKRLSAVEPNMPEVRIEVKENKYEEWMKLATDNKITANNTWSFALIDYFADLTLLRNGPNDQSINFQKASCTLDGCVKIWTSRVDSVATETGKLLSGLAGGGAETGDDDGLEGEEDEAGETKITRKTVRSEATLAKSFAQLQIKKFDLEFTVDPLFKKTSADFDEGGAMGLLMNHLSVDNKLREVFDAGDAVADEQDLDEEEGDGGMIDEIVQLDKLRTSIKGELMWTTEDYIPITEFLAEHSINPSLDSFLFTSDTSTGNDNDLITILGLKGSFPADEYDPYDIPMATEDDYNPMDPVFSGGDGEVHDFFGGENYDAGPAYGDGAFDEDGASMVDDPEDGLAAPLHNSTNHNGGSLTLLGPGSSHLGPFDPRRQGQGHELVLTLEEGDDTASGGMFEYFDRGFGKSWAGAEHWRLRKVSRKNTATTGTITNTSSKAKADKTPFTLDFHTPLATSLSSSTKALFTPPSNRSFITLPSTSAPTRIKNGKAMSGQQKLREERLLPDDMHFSSHQLLRLFLKPQFSLKMRPGDKSMGGIGGMIGADGEIDENFWATAAKEREGDEGVGDEFGSAPAPFESQFFQDDDDYGDMDNDVDFGPIEPNVPVLPGSDEEKDNLWAGTQMELKKTRPDNVNFAKKAKRVDVKRLKDDIWTGLKDLVSHANKSGDTDTTDEDSTLSTPPGPSDEESIKTFSSIIQSLRSRYPPQKMSEISTSFCFICLLHLANEEGLRIESARVDGKEGEDVGCVGVAPTGEDGEVVLGEGLSSLMQLLGAGRGGSEAMESLGEGEKKDRVIGELEALKVYKVRPSFF from the exons ATGGCTGCCCATCACAGTAAACGACCACGAGTGTCAACCAACGCGCAAGACATCCATCGACCACCGCGCATCAACGACGATGTTGCGGAAAAGGCAAAGCGACGCAAATCGGCACATTTCAATGCTGTCCCAGACATTAGCAATACCAATGACGAGAACGAGAACCCCAATAACCAAGCCGGGAAGAGGGTAATATCTGGGCTTGCAATCCAGCAGCAAGGATTGATCCAAAAACGCGGCAAGAGATTGTCTGCTGTGGAACCCAATATGCCGGAAGTTCGAATCGAGGTCAAGGAGAATAAGTACGAGGAATGGATGAAGCTTGCAACTGATAAT AAAATAACTGCGAACAATACATGGAGTTTTGCCCTTATTGACTATTTTGCCGATCTCACCCTTCTCCGGAATGGTCCTAATGACCAGAGTATTAATTTCCAGAAAGCAAGTTGCACATTGGATGGGTGTGTGAAAATCTGGACGTCCAGAGTGGATAGTGTGGCAACAGAAACGGGGAAGCTGTTAAGCGGTTTGGCAGGAGGCGGCG CTGAGACAGGTGACGATGATGGTTtggaaggcgaagaagatgaggcTGGAGAGACAAAAATAACTAGAAAG ACCGTTCGTTCTGAAGCAACTCTCGCCAAATCGTTCGCTCAGCTTCAAATCAAGAAATTTGACCTCGAATTCACCGTCGATCCTCTTTTCAAAAAGACTTCAGCGGATTTTGATGAAGGTGGTGCGATGGGCTTGCTGATGAACCATTTAAGTGTGGACAATAAATTGAGGGAAGTTTTTGATGCCGGTGATGCGGTGGCTGATGAACAGGATttggatgaggaagagggggatGGAGGAATGATTGACGAAATTGTGCAGCTGGACAAATTAAGGA CTTCTATCAAAGGAGAGCTAATGTGGACTACTGAAGATTATATTCCTATTACCGAATTCCTCGCCGAGCACTCTATCAACCCTTCTCTTGACTCGTTCCTCTTTACTTCTGACACTTCAACAGGGAACGACAATGACTTAATCACCATTCTTGGACTCAAAGGCTCCTTCCCCGCCGACGAATATGATCCTTACGATATCCCAATGGCAACAGAGGATGACTATAACCCGATGGATCCGGTGTTCAGCGGAGGTGATGGGGAGGTGCACGATTTCTTTGGAGGCGAGAATTATGATGCTGGACCGGCGTACGGGGATGGTGCTTTCGATGAGGATGGTGCGAGTATGGTCGACGACCCTGAGGATGGCCTCGCTGCCCCTCTTCACAACTCTACCAACCATAACGGTGGTTCCCTTACGCTTCTTGGTCCAGGGTCTTCTCACCTAGGCCCCTTTGATCCCCGCCGCCAAGGTCAAGGTCATGAACTTGTGCTCActttggaagaaggagatgataCTGCGTCGGGCGGAATGTTTGAATACTTTGATAGAGGCTTCGGGAAGAGTTGGGCGGGCGCCGAACATTGGAGGTTGAGAAAGGTCTCTAGAAAGA ATACAGCTACGACCGGCACGATTACTAATACAAGCTCAAAAGCCAAAGCTGACAAGACCCCATTCACACTCGATTTCCACACTCCCCTGGCTACctccctttcctcctccactAAAGCGCTCTTTACCCCCCCGTCTAATAGATCGTTTATCACCCTCCCGTCGACTTCCGCCCCGACCAGGATAAAAAACGGCAAGGCAATGTCGGGCCAGCAAAAGCTTAGGGAAGAACGCCTTTTACCGGACGACATGCATTTCAGCAGTCACCAACTTTTGAGACTGTTTTTGAAGCCCCAATTTTCCTTGAAGATGCGACCAGGTGATAAAAGCATGGGAGGAATAGGGGGGATGATAGGTGCGGATGGGGAGATTGATGAGAATTTTTGGGCGACAGCTGcgaaagagagagagggcGATGAAGGCGTTGGGGACG AATTTGGCTCTGCTCCTGCACCATTCGAATCCCAGTTCTTCCAAGACGACGATGATTACGGTGACATGGATAACGATGTCGACTTTGGGCCTATAGAACCTAATGTTCCTGTCCTTCCTGGCTctgatgaggagaaggataATCTCTGGGCAGGCACCCAAATGGAGTTGAAAAAAACTCGTCCGGACAACGTCAACTTTGCCAAGAAGGCAAAGAGAGTGGATGTGAAGAGGTTGAAGGATGATATCTGGACGGGTTTGAAAGATCTTGTATCCCATGCGAATAAAAGTGGGGATACAGATACCACTGATGAAGACTCTACCCTTTCTACCCCTCCTGGGCCTTCCGATGAGGAGTCGATCAAGACGTTCTCTTCCATTATTCAATCCCTCCGTTCAAGGTACCCGCCTCAGAAAATGTCGGAAATCTCAACATCATTTTGTTTCATTTGTCTGTTACATCTGGCGAATGAGGAAGGGCTGCGAATCGAGAGTGCAAGAGTGGACgggaaggaaggggaagatgtGGGTTGTGTGGGAGTGGCACCGACGGGGGAAGATGGGGAGGTTGTTTTGGGCGAGGGTTTAAGTTCATTGATGCAGCTGTTGGGCGCTGGTAGGGGTGGGTCGGAAGCAATGGAAAGTTTGGGTGAgggagaaaagaaggataGAGTAATTGGCGAGTTGGAGGCATTGAAGGTGTACAAGGTGCGTCCTTCGTTCTTCTGA
- a CDS encoding ubiquitin-protein ligase peroxin 12 (Similar to TIGR gene model, INSD accession AAW46724.1) codes for MTQPVFPEPTVSNVNAPSLFDLLAQEQLRDLFHPVLRYILSYLAQRYPRYFLRLLNHHEETFALLLLILEKHHLKRHNASVSEHFHGLRLVPSRTFFSPRLDRLPQTQPFSPPSSTNLTRRQRWGILIFIVGLPYVRTRAQDYFERLSGIGNDEIQLDDDGEVRARSLNKSQHIFKLLYPYLNLLLDISFLGYDIAYLFSKTSYWRPWYQLLNLRISRAGFPSPPSPLDTTISSSRPILSSLSLPPLLPPLLLALKLSQWWYSPSSPRALSPLSRSRLGLQGGRGGISVAEVHKSILPPRAVNVLSSILLFPFSQKQSRKDPDGESDEGVAHKCKGEYTEKRISPAKFGICPLCDKVWANPAILPSGWVICWKCGWNAIEGEKESGDDKQNEDKARREKEMSDGGEEEISYGTEEGTNDRENKTEKRGRCPITGVYVPPGGLRRVLV; via the exons ATGACCCAGCCTGTATTCCCAGAGCCAACGGTATCAAATGTCAATGCCCCATCTCTCTTTGACCTTCTTGCCCAAGAGCAGTTGCGAGATCTCTTTCACCCGGTCCTCCGATACATTCTCTCATATTTGGCTCAGCGGTACCCTAGATACTTTCTGAGACTACTGAATCATCACGAAGAAACTTTTGCTCTTCTGCTTTTGATTCTCGAAAAACATCATCTCAAGCGACATA ACGCATCAGTATCCGAACACTTTCACGGACTACGTCTAGTCCCTTCTCGTACATTCTTTTCTCCTCGTCTCGACCGCCTTCCCCAAACCCAGCCCTTCAGCCCCCCTTCGTCGACTAATTTGACTCGTAGACAGCGATGGGGaatcctcatcttcatcgtGGGACTGCCTTACGTCAGAACTAGAGCTCAAGATTATTTTGAACGGCTATCGGGGATCGGGAATGATGAGATTCAACtcgatgatgatggtgaaGTGAGAGCTCGGTCGCTAAACAAG TCCCAACATATATTCAAACTCCTTTACCCATACCTCAACCTCCTCCTTGACATTTCATTTTTGGGATACGATATCGCTtatctcttctccaaaaCAAGTTATTGGCGTCCATGGTACCAGCTCCTCAACCTCCGTATCTCACGCGCAGgcttcccttctcctccttctccgTTGGATACCACTATTTCCTCTTCCAGACCAatcctctcctctctttctctcccaCCGCTTCTCCCCCCTCTGCTCCTCGCGCTCAAACTTTCTCAATGGTGGTActccccctcttcccctaGAGCCCTCTCTCCGCTGTCCCGTTCTAGACTCGGCCTTcaaggtggaagaggagggatATCGGTAGCAGAGGTGCATAAAAGCATTCTACCTCCTCGAGCGGTTAACGTTCTCTCTTCAATTTTGCTTTTTCCGTTTTCGCAAAAGCAAAGCAGAAAGGATCCCGATGGTGAAAGCGATGAAGGGGTGGCGCACAAATGCAAGGGGGAATACACCGAAAAACGCATTTCTCCGGCGAAATTCGGTATATGCCCCCTATGTGATAAAGTATGGGCAAACCCCGCAATCTTACCGAGTGGATGGGTTATCTGCTGGAAATGTGGGTGGAATGCTATTGAGGGCGAGAAAGAGTCTGGAGATGACAAGCAGAACGAGGATAAGGCACgaagggaaaaagagatgagCGATGGCggagaggaagaaatcAGTTATGGGACAGAAGAAGGCACGAATGACAGAGAGAATAAGACggaaaaaagaggaagatgtCCTATTACGGGCGTGTATGTGCCTCCGGGCGGACTAAGGAGGGTGTTAGTTTGA